The DNA window GTGGCGGGCACACTCGACATCAACAACCACCTGGTCGGCGGTGATATTCTCTTGATCGTCGATTACACGAACGGCGGAACGAGGCCTATCGTCAGCGTCCGCGAGTGGAGCACCAACAGCGGCGGGTCATGGACGTTGATTGCCGATTCCCTCACCTCCGGAAAGGGATTTACGACGACCAACACCGGGAACATCCCGGCCGTTGCGCCGGGACAGGGTATCTCGCCCTCGGGTCTTCCGAACGATACGACGATCGCACTTCAGTTCGTCGAGTTCGGCCTCGACCTGACGGGATTGAACCTGTTGCCGATCGACCCTTGCAACCCGCTGGCAACGGCGCTCTTCCAGACGCGTTCATCGGCGTCGTTTACAAGTTCATTGATGGATTTTGCCCTTGGCAGGTTCGCAGTGATCCCGCCTGCGGCAGGGAATGCCGGACCGGATCAGGAGATCTGCTCATCGGGAGCGGTGTCGGCATTCACGCTTGCTGGGAGCGCGACCAACGGCAACCCGCTTTGGTCGGTGCTGAGCGGACGCGTGGCGATTGCAGACCCCAGCTCGTTGACCACGACGATCACCGATACCGGGACGGGGACGGCGATGCTTCTCCTGACCGTCACGAGCACGCAGGGTTGCGGCATCGTGAAGGACACAGTGGTATTCAATGTAAATCCGAATCCGGCGGTCTCAGTAAATAGCCCCTCGGTGTGCGCAAGCGCGTTGCCGTCAACATTGACCGCAACCCCGTCGGGCGGTACCGGCTCAGTGACGTTCCAGTGGAGCACAGGCGCGACGGCCTCGACCATCAGCACGAGCACCGCAGGCACCTACAGCGTGACGGTGACCGATACGAAGGGCTGCACAGGCTCCGGCTCGGGCACCCTGACGGTCAATCCGAATCCGACGGTGAGCGTCAACAGTCCGGAAGTCTGCGCGAGTACGCTTCCTGCGATATTGACAGCGACACCGGGCGGCGGAACCGGCTCAAAGACGTTCGCATGGAGCACCGGCGCGACGACTTCCACCATCAGCACGAGCACGGCAGGCACCTATAGCGTGACGGTGACCGATACGAAGGGGTGCACGGGCACGGGCTCGGGCACGCTCACGGTCAACCCGAATCCGGCGGTGGGCGTCAACAGTCCTGAACTCTGCGCAAGCGGCCTGCCCTCGATCCTTACTGCGACGCCGTCCGGCGGAACCGGTTCAAAGACGTTCGCATGGAGCACAGGCGCGACGGCCTCGACCATCAGCACGAGCACGGCAGGCACCTACAGCGTGACGGTGACCGATACGAAGGGCTGCACAGGCTCCGGCTCGGGCACGCTCACGGTCAATCCGAATCCGACGGTGGGCGTCAACAGTCCGGAACTCTGCGCGAGCGGCCTGCCTTCGACGCTTACCGCAACGCCGTCCGGCGGAACGGGCGCTGTGACCTTTGCATGGAGCACAGGCGCGACGGCTTCGACCATCAGCACGAGCACAGCCGGAACTTATTCAGTGACGGTGACCGATGCGAAGGGCTGCACGGGCTCCGGCTCGGGCACGCTGACGGTCAACCCGAATCCGACGGTGAGCGTCAACAGTCCGGAAGTCTGCGCGAGCACTCTTCCGGCCACGTTGACTGCGACACCGGCCGGCGGGACAGGGGCCGCGGCCTTTGCATGGAGCACGGGCGCAACGACTTCCACGATCAGCGCGAGCACGGCGGGAACCTACAGCGTGACGGTGACCGACACGAAGGGCTGCACCGGCTCAAGCGCGGGCACGCTCGCCATCGACCTGAACCCCACTGTCTCGGTGAACAATTCATCGACATGCCAGGGCGGTGCCGCCACCTTGACGGCGACGCCCGCGGGCGGAACCGGTTCTGCGGCGTTCGAATGGAGCACGGGTGCGACGACTTCGACGATCAGCACGAACACTGCAGGAACCTACTCGGTAACGGTAACCGATACAAAGGGCTGCACTGGTTCGGGCTCCGGCACAGTCGCCGTCAATCCCGGCTTGACGGTCTCCGTCAATAATCCGGAGGTCTGTGAAAGCACGCTCCCGGCAACATTGACAGCGACGGTGAGCGGTGGAACGCCGAACTATTCCTACTCGTGGAGCACGGGCGCGACCACTTCGACGATCGCCGCGAGCGCGGCGGGAACATACTCCGTAACCGTGACAGACACGAAGGGTTGCGCCGGCTCGGAGTCCGGCACGCTTACAGTCAATCCGAACCCGACAGTTTCGGTGAACAGCCCCGAAGTTTGCACGAGCACATTGCCGGCGACATTGACGGCCACACCGGCCGGCGGAACGGGCGCTTCGAGCTTCGTATGGAGCACAGGCGCGACGACCTCGACCATCAGCACGGGCACAGCCGGAACCTACAGCGTCACAGTAACCGATGCGAAGGGTTGCACGGGCTCAGGTTCGGGCACCCTCACAGCCAATCCGAATCCGACGGTTTCGGTCAACAGTCCCGAAGTCTGCGCGAGCACGCTTCCTTCGACGTTGACGGCGACACCGGCGGGCGGAACCGGTTCGAAGACGTTCGCGTGGAGTTCCGGTGAAACCACTTCGACGATCAGCACCAGCACTGCGGGAACCTACAGCGTGACCGTCACCGACACGAAGGGCTGCACGGGCTCAGGTTCGGGCACCCTCACGGTCAATCCGAATCCGACGGTTTCGGTCAACAGTCCCGAGGTCTGCGCAAGCACGCTTCCGGCGACATTGACGGCGACGGCGGGTGGCGGAACGCCGAACTATTCCTACGCATGGAGCACGGGCGCCACGACATCGACGATCGGCTCAAGCACAGCCGGAACATACTCCGTAACCGTGACCGATACGAAAGGATGCACTGGCTCTTCAACGGGCACGCTCATCGTCAATTTGAACCCGACGGTTTCGGTGAACAGTCCCGAGGTGTGCGCGAGCGCGTTGCCCGCCACACTGACGGCGACTCCGTCAGGCGGTACGGGCGCATCGAACTTTGCATGGAGCACGGGCGCGACCACCTCGACGATCAGCACGAGCACGGCCGGAACCTACAGCGTGACGGTGACGGACACGAAGGGCTGCACGGGCTCGGCCACGGGTACGCTTACAGTCAATCCGAATCCGACCGTCTCAGTCAACAGCCCCGCGGTGTGCGGGGGCGTTGCGG is part of the Bacteroidota bacterium genome and encodes:
- a CDS encoding T9SS type A sorting domain-containing protein, which gives rise to MILSTSYSDLRARMPALRVLCTAILVCVLTMLALTGRASAQAPAGTPGVAASVEIDANFFSGVTFTGATFLPGNDWSQGPTGSALLLQSGGHSVIGLNNAMNSLWFRDENWGTGDDPTQYKGGQKNDQAIDASSGHWAVTDTTTGGGSPQKNDITNCYISTQVDGATGHRWVVAGFETRATNGVSFAGLELDQRGMFVDRSVPGSNKITGRATGAGTVGGRVAGTLDINNHLVGGDILLIVDYTNGGTRPIVSVREWSTNSGGSWTLIADSLTSGKGFTTTNTGNIPAVAPGQGISPSGLPNDTTIALQFVEFGLDLTGLNLLPIDPCNPLATALFQTRSSASFTSSLMDFALGRFAVIPPAAGNAGPDQEICSSGAVSAFTLAGSATNGNPLWSVLSGRVAIADPSSLTTTITDTGTGTAMLLLTVTSTQGCGIVKDTVVFNVNPNPAVSVNSPSVCASALPSTLTATPSGGTGSVTFQWSTGATASTISTSTAGTYSVTVTDTKGCTGSGSGTLTVNPNPTVSVNSPEVCASTLPAILTATPGGGTGSKTFAWSTGATTSTISTSTAGTYSVTVTDTKGCTGTGSGTLTVNPNPAVGVNSPELCASGLPSILTATPSGGTGSKTFAWSTGATASTISTSTAGTYSVTVTDTKGCTGSGSGTLTVNPNPTVGVNSPELCASGLPSTLTATPSGGTGAVTFAWSTGATASTISTSTAGTYSVTVTDAKGCTGSGSGTLTVNPNPTVSVNSPEVCASTLPATLTATPAGGTGAAAFAWSTGATTSTISASTAGTYSVTVTDTKGCTGSSAGTLAIDLNPTVSVNNSSTCQGGAATLTATPAGGTGSAAFEWSTGATTSTISTNTAGTYSVTVTDTKGCTGSGSGTVAVNPGLTVSVNNPEVCESTLPATLTATVSGGTPNYSYSWSTGATTSTIAASAAGTYSVTVTDTKGCAGSESGTLTVNPNPTVSVNSPEVCTSTLPATLTATPAGGTGASSFVWSTGATTSTISTGTAGTYSVTVTDAKGCTGSGSGTLTANPNPTVSVNSPEVCASTLPSTLTATPAGGTGSKTFAWSSGETTSTISTSTAGTYSVTVTDTKGCTGSGSGTLTVNPNPTVSVNSPEVCASTLPATLTATAGGGTPNYSYAWSTGATTSTIGSSTAGTYSVTVTDTKGCTGSSTGTLIVNLNPTVSVNSPEVCASALPATLTATPSGGTGASNFAWSTGATTSTISTSTAGTYSVTVTDTKGCTGSATGTLTVNPNPTVSVNSPAVCGGVAATLTATPAGGTGSKTFAWSSGETTSTIGTSTAGTYSVTVTDTKGCTGSGAGTVTVNPNPTVNVPNVEVCASALPATLTATPTGGTGSKTFAWSTGATTSTISRSTAGTYSVTVTDAKGCTASASGTLAVDPNPTVTVADVSVCPGTAGTLSATASGGTGSKTYAWSTGAATSTITTSAAGTYSVTVTDTKGCTGSGTGRLLNYTPPTVSATGGTITCLQACVQISASPAGLTYGWTGPGGFTSTAQSPTVCDSGTYSVTVTDTHGCTRTASAHVGNVIPNIPACSSTDTITKGFELDGNAVAVAPNPPDDWSMIYNGTASPTLSTGIINDFPSTKDDYFVIGTKDLTDVTSWRYNIQSTPDKDDILHGGAAQYGGKLYFFGDRFDVSGDAQIGFWFLKDTVNVVVPGSTFSGKHRVGDLLVLSNFVKGGGVPQILAYEWVGSGGSDGALDSLPVASIHRFAIVNTANQPSPWPYQAKGRVPKNTFPAGAFFEGGIDVACLTGINPCFANFLLETRSSQSVTASLKDFLVGRFSAPGAAAISQIPANVGMAVNALSGEKSAAAPVPEGYALHPNYPNPFNPTTQIRFDLPEVSTVRLSVFNILGQEVATLVSGTMAAGFQSVEWNTSNLQGSALPSGVYIYRLQAAGLSSGREFHQVMKMMLMK